Below is a genomic region from Pseudopipra pipra isolate bDixPip1 chromosome 6, bDixPip1.hap1, whole genome shotgun sequence.
CTCTTTTCTACTTTCTAAGTTGGAAATCATTAGGATTTTTGGCAAGTCCCTAATCTTGCTCGGTGTTAAgattgcatttatttattttctgcgTTGTTGCTTTTGCATGGACCCTGACACTGTATGTTTTCAGTTTGCTTCCCTTAAGCCTGATTAAAACATCACGTTAATTTAGATGactcatttaaaaatgttaaataaaagcTGTGAATCATTAACTTATATTTAATGCTAAGAGGGCTGAAGATGGATTTGTCACTTTGTAGTGCTTTCACTGTCAACTTTGTTAAATTGTCACAAAAGTACCAAAATCTTTAAAAGACTATTGCTCCCACAGCTTCCTAGTCATTCCAGACTTTGACTTAAATGAAGTCCTGTAAGTTTTAGTGGAATTAGAAGTGGAAATGCTAAAGTGGACTTGTATTCGTAGTCATCTCCTTTGCAGACTTTATATCAGTAAATCATTACAAAAAGTGTCCAGCCAGTGTTTCTTACAGTTGAACTAGGAAGACCTGTGTCTTTCTGACCTAGTCCATTATAAACTTTTCCATGATCAGCTTTGCTTTTTGTaaggttgtgtttttttttttttccctccccctttgGTTTGTCAGGTTTCATCATACTTTTTTTATCTGCTTAACATTTTTAGTGATATCGTGGCACAACTACATCTCTCCTTTATTTCTGCAACTTTTTGGCTTGCAATTGGAATTTCATAATTGATCTTTGTTTTTGCAGCTGTATATTTTTGTTAATAATGTTTCATTTCTCCCTTAGCTTAAGCTATGGAGGAGGACATTCATCACATTCAGAAACAGACCTTCACAGACAGACATACACAGCTTCTCATCAGCTTCCTGGATACTCTGCTACACAACATCCTACTGGTAACTCTCCATGTCATGAGAATACTGCTTAAATagctacagagaaaaaaaccccaactgttAAGTAATTTAGATTCAAGTTGATGGATTTTATAGTCAGAGGGAGTTTGTCCTGCAGGTGGTAGCAAGTGGTATTAGAAAACCTGAGTTTGTGGCAGAAAGTTGACAGTTGTTAGCTTTTATCAAAATGTCATAAGTAATAAGGAAAATGTAAGAGGGAAGTTAGGCTTAGTAACTTGTTGGCTTTTGAAGaaactgcatttgttttttaaaatgcagcttttcagGACTGGGCCTATGCATGAGGGCCAAACATTGAACATGCCTTAAAGCCAGCAGCAGCAATCCTACCAATTCTAGACCAGAGCAGCAAACCTGATGTGAGTTGGGACTTGCAACTGCTGGTACTTCCATGTGCGAAGACAGTGCTGGGAGAACattacaatttattttaaatgtagcaATAGGGTAGGCTGTGTTACATCTGCACCAGGATCTCTCTTTGATCCTGATGATACCCTGTTTCCATGACAGGAGAAGACCTTTCATACTTGCTTTGCAACCCAGTTTGCAACCCAGAAAAATGTTTGAGGTCATGTGCTGACTGGAGTCTGGAGTCTCTTGGCCAGGACAAGGGAGGGTCAGAACTGCAGTCTGGACATAATCTCAGTTGCTCACAGCTCTGGATCTCTCCAGTGCTTTCCATTGAGCCCCCTGCTATTGAAAGGTCTGagcagtgggaaacacagaatggTGTTTGTGGAATGCAACCAAAACTCCTTTTCATGTGCCCAGTCCTACAGCGATGTCCAAACTGCTACAACCTGCCCAAAGGGCACAAAGGATGATACAGAGAAGCTGAACCCATTTCAGGAGGAATTCTGAATGTTTTACCAGTTCATGTGAAAATAGAACAGTGAATCTTCAGATGAAGGGAGAATTTTATGGGTGTACCTAAATATTGTTTTAAGCATGATATTTGACATACATTTAATAGTTCCAATTTACAGTTGTAGCAGTGTATAAGAGTTAAACCCAGAAAAATCAATGTACTTTAATAACAATGCTAATGTTTCATAAcgtatttcctttttttttaatgatgaatGTATATCCTTGTTATTTGATTAAGCTTCTTGGAATTTCATCTGAattgtctgttttgtttcatttgccTCCACCATCATCCAGGTCTTTCAGGAATATTTGATACCAGTATGCACAGTGCTGGAAGTAACACTAAGGAAACTTCTTCAGTTATGAATTTTCTCTCTGCTATCGAGTCTCGTACTGCTCAAGCAGTCTCTTCAGGATCTACCCTTTTACCACAATTCAGGGCTCCTTCCTGGCAGACAGGTGAAAATTTCctcttgaaataaaactttgtCATGATTATATTGAATGTTTGGGagaatttgaaacaaaaatgtccCGACTGACTAAAAAGGCTGCATGTTTTCTACCTGTTTTACACCTCGATATTTAAGAATACTAAAATCAGTGAAATTATATTAGCAGAAGAATTATATGAGCAGAAGTTCTGATTGTTTGAAAGGAATTTAGATGCATAAGATGTCTAATGAGTCAAATTTATTCTCCCAACTTTGTTTGGGATTAGTCTCAGTATCATCATAAGCATGTTCAGGTACACTACCTGTACATCCTAGCTGATCTTTCGTTCTCGAACTCTGTTCTCTATGATAGTTCTTCTGTGATATTACTACTAAAAGCCTGTTGGATAACTTTGGCCCCTTTGTACACAGAAGTAATGGGCAAGGTGTTCTCAGAAAGGTCTGAGATGCGTGTCACACAGAAATAAGTGATCTAATCTGCAGCTAAACAAACGTGCCATCTCTTCTGGCAGACTGACTGCCTTCTATAAACCTCCCCCATCTGTCAGGccttctgtgcagagcaggaaaCTGCATATTTGGAGCTCACTATAGGCAGTCACACCAAGATAAGTGTTGCAACTGCATCTGTGGGTTGCTTCAAGTTATGGTTAATCTTGTGGAGTGATTGTGCAGCTGTGCAGTGAATCAGGTCTATTCACTGCTGACAGAAAATGtttgagtgtttttttttttcctctggtggGATGGTTTTCCTCTGTATCAGCAAGCTGATCCGTGTCTCAGTGCAGCTGTATGATTGTTCTGATCTGGGGAGGAGGCACAAGGTAGGAAGAGTGGGACAGTCCTTTTGTTGACAGTTTGCATTCGTTCTGTTAAGTGTAATAATGTGCAGCTGGATTCTGTGAAGAGCTACTCAAAAAAGTTGAGGATAGAGAACGTGGCTTTTTACTCACCAGTGACAAAAGCAGATATGTGGCAGCACAGATGAAGATGCACACTGTTAATCTGCCAAAAAATCTTACTGTAAATCAGTGGTGTTTAGAGTTGTGATGACCCATCCTCACACCAGAGTGTCAGCTGGGAAGAAACCTTTTTCTCTCTTCGTCCTAGCATTTTCTCCATTGCAGCTGCCTAGCAGTGAATTGTGAAGAATGGGGACACATGCTGTGGGTCGGGTTTGATGTTGGTACCAGTGATTGAGAGACTTCTCAGTACTCATTACTAAGAACTCATCAGTAAGCCCATTTTTCAATATTACCAGTTCTCTGAGCTTTCTGTTGTCCTTTTAAtacttttgctgcttttctgtaaCCCTCAGTCCCCCCATATGTCTTCTGAGAGCTTTGTCTtgtacagactttttttttgatGAGGGAAAACAAGAGCTCTTCGCTCTTCAAGGTGACCTTTCTTTAGAAGGGTTTCTTACTTCAGGGTTTTTCTCCAAACCCTTCGGCTGTTGATtttgggggaaagggaggaacaGTGTGTTACATTGTCCCACCAAGTGTTCCTTTGGTCTGTGAGTTGCGTTATCAGTGTTTTGATTTCTTAGGGTAGTGGAGGTGTGTCTGTGCACAAAATTTACTACCTTTGCCATACCTTTTGTCTGCCCCtgaacaaaagtaaaaatataaaacctaGCAGTTCTATATTAGTGCTTTTGTGACCAGTTCTTGTCTGGTTTAAGAAATTACCTGCATAGTAGGAAGGGTCTTGAtttatggaagagaaaacacaggTTAGATGAGAAACTAACATTTGCAGTTAAAATAGGTATAAATTCTTCCTGTTCTTTGCTGCTTCTGGATGGCCCTACCCTTGTGTTAGTGAAAGAGAACCCAGTTGTACATGATGTTGCAGTTTTTTAgattaggggaaaaaatgtgcaTTAAAACACTGTTTATGCCTTCTTGCTCAGAAAGACCTTATTGTTGACTAATGAAAAATACCTTGGCATTCCTTCACTATCACATCTCTTCATATCAGTTGTCTTGAACTGAAAGGGAGAAACAAAGAATTTATTTCTCAGCTTCATCTGAACCTTCAAAAGCAATTGTATGATTAAGTTGCAACCAGTTTAAGAGAacttaatgtattttaaaattaaatattttttttaactgaaggttttttttcaaaacaagctTCATTTGCTGagagttttttttatttatttagatgaTCCAAAGCTGAAATCTGTTTTAAGTATGGGAGAAGAATTGAAAAAAGTCAAATTATaccagagattttatttttatctgatttGCATACCCAAGTAAATTTCCCAGTGGAAATTCATTCCTTTACAAGAATTTTAAGCCTCTCTGGGAATAAACTTGtcttcttcactttttttttcatagactTTGGAAATAGTACACAAACTTCACCAATACCTGCAAGTTACTGGGTGAAAAGCTCTGAATGATATGGATCACTGGTGTGAGCCTGAAAGCTTGCAAGGGAATTTCACACTCCTATTTCAGCTGGAGTAGTATATTCTGTTGAGAAATCCTGTTTGAGCCAGGATGTCATACCCATGGCTGGATGCAAATAAGTAATATTATACTTTTCAGTTGGATGGTTGCTGTTGCACTGTGCACATAGTTGGTGTCTATGGATATTTTGGACTCTCACTTTGGACAGCATACAAATCATATTTATTGCTTGTATTGAAAGTCAGAACACTcctttaagaaaattaaatgcaaagtgTATAGACCATTAGCTATTTCACTGTAAGCTCTGAAATGTTTCCCATAAAGTGAGTTATAAAAGTACTGGTGAGGGAAAATGCAGGAGATGGGATTGCTCCTTTAACTGTGTCTATATTGCAATTGGTAAGGTGTAATTTTGTGTTTTTACTGTATATTGAATGTGTTCGAGGCTTTGGATCAGTTCACTGTGAACTtcttaaactgaaataaaaactaataaaGAATTTACAGTTTCAAAGCAGAATTAATCTTGTACAATTTTTTTATAAACAATCTGCACCTTCAGGATATGAGATTTTCCCCCCGACAATTCACTGCAGGTATAGAGTTTGGAATTCTTAGAAAAACctgcatttccattttaaaaattgccCATAATAAGTGCCTCACTTAGTACAGGTTTTTAGTTTAAAGGGTGGTGATTCTGAAGAACGTTATATTTGTAAACGCTGTAAGAGCTTACAGTGAAATGACTTACAGAAATGCAGAGTGCTGTAACTTGTAAAGCTCCCTTatgctcttttttccttcttgttttgtttttgttttttccaggtATGCATTCCTCAACAGCCACAGAACTGTTTGTTACTGGAGCTTTGCCAACCTCTGGAACATTTCCACCAACATCTGCTTTATCAGCGTATCAGCATCCCAACACTTTCAGCAGTAGAAACTTTGCTACTACCCCTTCTCTTACTCTTCAAGATACTACTTTCAGTGCTACATCAAACGGTCTCTTAACTACCCATGATCCTTTATTACAGATTAAAACCTCGCAAGGCACTGTCCCCACCGCTTTGACATTCGAGCGCCTGGGCGGTTCTGTGTTAAGTACCAGCATCCCACCCCAGTCCTCAACATATCGCTCCGCTCAAGAATCCGCGCCCCATCTCTTGCAACCTCAGTTTAGTTTGTTGCCTTCGACCCTTGGAGGAGCCCAGCAGGTGTCTCAGGCGTACAGCACGTCTGCCTTTACCGGTTCCACCGCGTCGATCGACAGAGCGCTTCAGCGAGAATGTAGTGTCATTAAACACCATCAGCGGCCTTCAAGCACTCAGTCTGTTCAGCCTCAACTGACTGTTTCCCAGCATTCCTTACACAGCTATTTGACGAGTACCAGTGGAGTCAATTTTCAGGATACCTCCAGGCACTCGGCGTTATCCTGCAGTCCGGTTGGAGATGTTACTCAGGTGAGCAATGGAGGACCACAGCAGAAGACTTCTCAAGTCACGGTGGAACTTGCTCAGTCCTACACATCTGCAATTCCGTCACCTGGTTTTCCATCTGCTTCCACAGCAAAAGTGAAAAACTGTTCCatgaagcagcctccagggtCGACAAAGACCCCCAAACCTCAAAGTGTAGCTCCCACTGTGCAGACACAAAGCTATGCCAAAACTGCACAGAACCAGAGTTCTGTCATTACAGGCCAAGCACAGATCTATTCTACAGCACAGCTCCCGAGCCTCTTGTCAGTCAGTCAGTCCCAAAACTATGTTTCCTGCCAGGCTCAGCATGTGCCACCTGTCAGTCACTCACAGGATTTCTCATCCAGCAAGGTTGAGAAGCTGCCCTCACTGTATAAAACATTGACTTTTTCTGGGCAATCCCAAACTATTACTTCTGATAGTCAGACTCTAAGTTACTCCTCAGAGGAACAGGTGTTGACCTCAGTTCCAAATGAGAACTACTCTGGGCAATTGAGGGAACTTGCTTCAGTCAGCCAGTCTCAGAGCTACTCTTCTAGTCACTCTCAGGGTTTATCTCCAGTTACCCAGTCCCAAGTTAATTTTTCATCTCAATCACAAGTTTTATCAGCCGTTAGTCCTTCAGAAAGCTATTCTTCAGGGCAGTCTTTAACATTAACATCaccttctctttcctttaatGCCTCTCCTCGGGTACAAACTCTTCCAGCCTCGAGTCCTAATCAAAGCTATATTTCTTTGCATTCTTCTCAGAACTCTCAGTCGCAAGAATCCTCCTCTCCACAGTCTCAAAAGTTTTTGCCATCTGTCCAGTCTCCTTTTGCATCCCCAGCTCATTCACAGACGCTGCAGAACAGCAGGCCTTCCTCAGAAACAAAGGCCTATGTTAAGAGGAAGTCTGACTCTAACCTGTACGCCTCATCCAAACAGGAGGAGGAGTTGTCAATGCAGGAGATGCAGGCATTGCAACAGCAAGCTGCTCTTGAACCTTCCACTCAAAGCCTAACTGAGGAGGAAATCAATGCTCAGGATGCAACCTATAGGGTCTCAAAAGCAAATGACAGATACTCTCAAAGCGTGATCAGAAGTAACTCTCGCCTTGAAGATCAAGTTGTTGGACTTACTCTTCAGGGAACAAAAAAAGATGAGAGAATGGTCGGTTCTGTGGAGCAGCTTTCCCAACACATTGGCCATATCACCAGCCTAAGCCACGACATGAAAAAGACGGCGAATTTAATGCGAACAACACAAGTGACTGTGAGCGCTAAGGAGCTGAACCAGCAACATTCTCTGATGCATAAGGTACATGAAAGTAAGACTCCAGAACAGCAGGGCCAAGTCATTAGTACTCCACCGCAGGTCCAGTCTCACGCTCTAAGACACGGCCATCAGCTGTGTCTGCCCAGTGCACAGGTACTGCTGGAGTCAACCTGTGACTTGCAGATCCTTCACCAGTCGATACTGCAGTCGGGGTTGGGACAGGCAAAGGCATCGCCGCAAGTGCAAAGAATACAGAGTCCTCAACAGGTGACACATCCCTTCCTTCAGATGGATGGTCATATTATTCAAAGTAACGGGGGTCAttctcagcagcagcttcatAGTCAGAATTCAGAAGTAATGAAAATGGACATTTCTGAGTCTGCAAAACCACTACAGCAACATCTGACAGCAAAAGATCATTTTACTCAGACAAATCAACATGACTCAAAAAATCAGTTTGTTTCTCTTAGTTCAATATGTTTCCCAGAATCTATACTTCTCAGTGATGAGAGGAATATATTGTCCAATGTGGATGACATCttagcagcaacagcagcagcctgtggagTGACTCCATCTGACTTTGCCAAATCAGCTTCTAATGAAGAGGAAATCCAGACTGTTGAAAATAGTGAGGAGTCTAAAGCACAGTTCCGATCACTGGATGTAAGACATGTGTCTTCTGTTTTCAGTGCCTCACCTACTGTAGTTGGGAAGCCAGCAAGCAGAAATAATATTTCTCTGAATGGGGGCCAGATTACTCTAAATCTTACACCAGTGTCAGCAGTACAGACGAAAACTGTGAACCTGGATCAACAGCACATTGAAACTTCTGATCAAAATGTACCAACAAGAATGACCTCTCCCACCCTTGGTCCTGGTCAGGAAGAGCAGGAACAAGGGGCTGTTCGAGTTAAGAAACAATCCAGCATCAGTCACGAATCTGAAGAAGATAATGATGCTTCTGTTGATGGTACACTGAATGCAAGAGACACAGAGTTTGTTTCAAGTGGTAGGAGCCTAAGTGAAGAAAGTGCTGCTTCGGAGAATGATTTTAATGTGGGTGGTGATGATGGTACATTAGCAAGTAACCAGTCAAAGGTTCCGTTGCAGCCGCTATCTGTGCCCCAAAGCGGAGATGGAGCCATTAATAGAACTGAAGAAGAATGCCAAGATTTAGCTCAAGGGAaccttcagaagaaaaaaagcaaaggaaaaagccaaaacaaaaatgctgcaGAAGATGACAGTGCAATTCAGAAACAGGTGAAAAGAAGCGGGCAGTGTAAACGTCAGAATTCGAGAGGAAATGACTCATGTTTCACGTACTCCTCTCCTGTTTCTGAAAGTTGTTATGATACTTACCAACATCAGGAAAGAATGAGGCAAAAAATTAAAGAAGTTGAAGAAAAACAGCCCGAAGTCAAAACAGGATTTATTGCATCTTTTTTAGACTTTCTAAAGTCGGGGCCTAGGCAACAGTTTTCCACTCCAGCTGTGCGAATGCCAAACAGGACTAGGCGACCAGTTACACAAGTAGTTCGTGCCCCTTGCCTACAGTCCTCTGCAAAgcctcagccagcagcagcagcaacacctGTAGCTCCTGAGGTTAGTGGAGAAAGTCCGACCAAAAAAGCTGATGAAGAACTTAAGAAAAATTTAGAAACGTtgccttcattttcttctgatgAAGATGATTCCGTGGGTGGTAACCATGATCTTCAGAAGAGCATCTCTACTGCATTGTCAGCCCTGGATGACACATCTGATAGAAAGATCAAATCAGGTAAAATGGTTACTACAAGTGTGTATGTTGAAGGAGATTTCTGTAgctgatggggggggggggaaatgaaaaattttagcTGTCTTCAGGTAAaggttttgatttgttttggcCATAATTAAGAGTTTTGTTCAAAAGGTGTATTGACTATGGACTGAACTAGTGTTTTCCACAAGtagaaaatatgtaaataaaattttttatgtTACTTAAATAGGATTCTTCTAATGCCATAAAGTTATTTTAGCCTGGAGTTGGAATAATGCATGTGTTATCCTCATTTCTGGCTTAGAATGCTAAATATGATTTTCATCTGGAAACCTCAACAAACCGTCATGTCAGAGGTTCTAAACCTATTTTTAAACAACTCAAGCAAGAGAACATATTAATAATTGCCATCAGCAGGCATTAAGCTCTTCCTAGGTAGAGTTAAACATGCACTTTCTGTGATGATAACGTTGCACAAAATATGTTTATGAACCAACTTTTGCACTTGTAAACTGAGCACTGGTTTGACTGGGCATGTCCAAGCTGGGAGTCATTTGAGTTTGATTTCAGCCATAGTAATCAGGGGTGTTGCAGCTCCATGTTGATAATACATTGCTagcaaaagaacaaaatctggGAAGGATTGTTTTGGACAGGGAGGGGCAGGCAGCACCCAGTGATCACAGTAGTAGGTAGTTTTCCACACacttttcagtttcatttgTGTTACATCTGTTTGTTTTGAAGTATTTTCAACATACAACATGTTTTTGCCTAGATAGACCTTTTCAGtcaagtttattttttcctctggtaaGCAATTAGAAACTATCCAGCCAATCCCATAACTTTACTAATTCAGGAGAAATACCATTGTCTTCCAAAATAATTACagggagaaaatgaaacattcctttttcttttctcaggaCTTGGGACCTGTGACCCATAGGCTGATTCTTAACAAGATAGAATTAAGTAATGGTTTCCCTTTTTAGATTAAAGAAGAgagggagatttttttcttttatctagGAGTGATGTGatttactgaaaaatacatAGCAAAACTGAACTTAAATTGTAGTAATCAGACCTAAGATACTGGGAGAATATTGCAAAATACATGGTATGCTAAGCAATACTTTATATTAATTACTATTCTATATTCTTTTATGTAATTGTTAAGTTCATGCATTTTGGAAAGTATGTTACAGAAGATTAAGTTCCTCCTGTGTCTTTCAGttgaatatgtattttaaacaagCAATCAGTGactgtttttcttccccaaaagcCAAAATGTGGGCAGTGCCATGATGTGAGCCTCTTGAAGTTTGTTAATTTTAATAAGTCATTTCTGCCTACAACATCCAGAGGAAATAtttcaaagggtttttttgttaggtGGGAATTTTCATTAGTGTTTTATTTGcagtaatttcttttccagtatTACTATACCTTCTTTATTATCCACAAGGATGTAATATTTATACCACCCATTTCTTGAATTCACCTTCCTGATTTGTTATGTACAAGATTGTTCATACGTTGTACAAGGTGCTTAGTAATGACATCTTTCTTACTTGCTGGTGTTTTGCAGGTTTTCAAATAAGTCCCTCTTTTATCT
It encodes:
- the QSER1 gene encoding glutamine and serine-rich protein 1 isoform X2; this encodes MMDRNYPATPGFAEPLAPGAAPPAASWAYERGAGSLKPSLSYGGGHSSHSETDLHRQTYTASHQLPGYSATQHPTGMHSSTATELFVTGALPTSGTFPPTSALSAYQHPNTFSSRNFATTPSLTLQDTTFSATSNGLLTTHDPLLQIKTSQGTVPTALTFERLGGSVLSTSIPPQSSTYRSAQESAPHLLQPQFSLLPSTLGGAQQVSQAYSTSAFTGSTASIDRALQRECSVIKHHQRPSSTQSVQPQLTVSQHSLHSYLTSTSGVNFQDTSRHSALSCSPVGDVTQVSNGGPQQKTSQVTVELAQSYTSAIPSPGFPSASTAKVKNCSMKQPPGSTKTPKPQSVAPTVQTQSYAKTAQNQSSVITGQAQIYSTAQLPSLLSVSQSQNYVSCQAQHVPPVSHSQDFSSSKVEKLPSLYKTLTFSGQSQTITSDSQTLSYSSEEQVLTSVPNENYSGQLRELASVSQSQSYSSSHSQGLSPVTQSQVNFSSQSQVLSAVSPSESYSSGQSLTLTSPSLSFNASPRVQTLPASSPNQSYISLHSSQNSQSQESSSPQSQKFLPSVQSPFASPAHSQTLQNSRPSSETKAYVKRKSDSNLYASSKQEEELSMQEMQALQQQAALEPSTQSLTEEEINAQDATYRVSKANDRYSQSVIRSNSRLEDQVVGLTLQGTKKDERMVGSVEQLSQHIGHITSLSHDMKKTANLMRTTQVTVSAKELNQQHSLMHKVHESKTPEQQGQVISTPPQVQSHALRHGHQLCLPSAQVLLESTCDLQILHQSILQSGLGQAKASPQVQRIQSPQQVTHPFLQMDGHIIQSNGGHSQQQLHSQNSEVMKMDISESAKPLQQHLTAKDHFTQTNQHDSKNQFVSLSSICFPESILLSDERNILSNVDDILAATAAACGVTPSDFAKSASNEEEIQTVENSEESKAQFRSLDVRHVSSVFSASPTVVGKPASRNNISLNGGQITLNLTPVSAVQTKTVNLDQQHIETSDQNVPTRMTSPTLGPGQEEQEQGAVRVKKQSSISHESEEDNDASVDGTLNARDTEFVSSGRSLSEESAASENDFNVGGDDGTLASNQSKVPLQPLSVPQSGDGAINRTEEECQDLAQGNLQKKKSKGKSQNKNAAEDDSAIQKQVKRSGQCKRQNSRGNDSCFTYSSPVSESCYDTYQHQERMRQKIKEVEEKQPEVKTGFIASFLDFLKSGPRQQFSTPAVRMPNRTRRPVTQVVRAPCLQSSAKPQPAAAATPVAPEVSGESPTKKADEELKKNLETLPSFSSDEDDSVGGNHDLQKSISTALSALDDTSDRKIKSETEKGTVVTAAATTTTAVIKQDSPQTTAPVGNVQEKVNPADPLKAAQQDAVTTEQLAKTQETVAIEGCTDEENMDSGGEGMYRERDEFVVKIEDIETLKVALQTGKEPPAIWKVQKALLQKFVPEVRDGHREFAATNSYLGYFGDAKTKYKRVYVKFVENANKKEYVRVCSKKPRIKPVQSARTIHCKPSNSNIKPPDPPTPKPTAAKVSSVKPKAKQPKVKAEPPPKKRKKWKEEFSSSQSDSSPEAQSEEDEVVPPAPLVTRFLNTRAMKETFKSYMELLVSIALDPDTMQALEKSNDELLLPHMRKIDGMLNDNRKRLLPKLRLDHAFKNALENFPELTVITRDPKTKCGGTSVSKIKMNGKAYNKKTLRASKSTTKLAQEFTVDPEKIQLYSLYHSLHHYKYHIYLTCKEEISSVQKTSADLGQEEIVQLCMKNIKWVEDLFEKFGELLNRVQQKCS
- the QSER1 gene encoding glutamine and serine-rich protein 1 isoform X1 translates to MMDRNYPATPGFAEPLAPGAAPPAASWAYERGAGSLKPSLSYGGGHSSHSETDLHRQTYTASHQLPGYSATQHPTGLSGIFDTSMHSAGSNTKETSSVMNFLSAIESRTAQAVSSGSTLLPQFRAPSWQTGMHSSTATELFVTGALPTSGTFPPTSALSAYQHPNTFSSRNFATTPSLTLQDTTFSATSNGLLTTHDPLLQIKTSQGTVPTALTFERLGGSVLSTSIPPQSSTYRSAQESAPHLLQPQFSLLPSTLGGAQQVSQAYSTSAFTGSTASIDRALQRECSVIKHHQRPSSTQSVQPQLTVSQHSLHSYLTSTSGVNFQDTSRHSALSCSPVGDVTQVSNGGPQQKTSQVTVELAQSYTSAIPSPGFPSASTAKVKNCSMKQPPGSTKTPKPQSVAPTVQTQSYAKTAQNQSSVITGQAQIYSTAQLPSLLSVSQSQNYVSCQAQHVPPVSHSQDFSSSKVEKLPSLYKTLTFSGQSQTITSDSQTLSYSSEEQVLTSVPNENYSGQLRELASVSQSQSYSSSHSQGLSPVTQSQVNFSSQSQVLSAVSPSESYSSGQSLTLTSPSLSFNASPRVQTLPASSPNQSYISLHSSQNSQSQESSSPQSQKFLPSVQSPFASPAHSQTLQNSRPSSETKAYVKRKSDSNLYASSKQEEELSMQEMQALQQQAALEPSTQSLTEEEINAQDATYRVSKANDRYSQSVIRSNSRLEDQVVGLTLQGTKKDERMVGSVEQLSQHIGHITSLSHDMKKTANLMRTTQVTVSAKELNQQHSLMHKVHESKTPEQQGQVISTPPQVQSHALRHGHQLCLPSAQVLLESTCDLQILHQSILQSGLGQAKASPQVQRIQSPQQVTHPFLQMDGHIIQSNGGHSQQQLHSQNSEVMKMDISESAKPLQQHLTAKDHFTQTNQHDSKNQFVSLSSICFPESILLSDERNILSNVDDILAATAAACGVTPSDFAKSASNEEEIQTVENSEESKAQFRSLDVRHVSSVFSASPTVVGKPASRNNISLNGGQITLNLTPVSAVQTKTVNLDQQHIETSDQNVPTRMTSPTLGPGQEEQEQGAVRVKKQSSISHESEEDNDASVDGTLNARDTEFVSSGRSLSEESAASENDFNVGGDDGTLASNQSKVPLQPLSVPQSGDGAINRTEEECQDLAQGNLQKKKSKGKSQNKNAAEDDSAIQKQVKRSGQCKRQNSRGNDSCFTYSSPVSESCYDTYQHQERMRQKIKEVEEKQPEVKTGFIASFLDFLKSGPRQQFSTPAVRMPNRTRRPVTQVVRAPCLQSSAKPQPAAAATPVAPEVSGESPTKKADEELKKNLETLPSFSSDEDDSVGGNHDLQKSISTALSALDDTSDRKIKSETEKGTVVTAAATTTTAVIKQDSPQTTAPVGNVQEKVNPADPLKAAQQDAVTTEQLAKTQETVAIEGCTDEENMDSGGEGMYRERDEFVVKIEDIETLKVALQTGKEPPAIWKVQKALLQKFVPEVRDGHREFAATNSYLGYFGDAKTKYKRVYVKFVENANKKEYVRVCSKKPRIKPVQSARTIHCKPSNSNIKPPDPPTPKPTAAKVSSVKPKAKQPKVKAEPPPKKRKKWKEEFSSSQSDSSPEAQSEEDEVVPPAPLVTRFLNTRAMKETFKSYMELLVSIALDPDTMQALEKSNDELLLPHMRKIDGMLNDNRKRLLPKLRLDHAFKNALENFPELTVITRDPKTKCGGTSVSKIKMNGKAYNKKTLRASKSTTKLAQEFTVDPEKIQLYSLYHSLHHYKYHIYLTCKEEISSVQKTSADLGQEEIVQLCMKNIKWVEDLFEKFGELLNRVQQKCS